In Thermanaeromonas sp. C210, the following proteins share a genomic window:
- a CDS encoding glycoside hydrolase family 57 protein has translation MPLGYVALVLHAHLPYVRHPEEEYSLAEKWYHEAVTETYVPLIRVLQRLLEDRVPVRLTVSLSPPLASMMADDFIQRRYLAYLERLRELAAREVWRTRNDARFHVVARMYQRLFEDTYRTYTFYKGNLVAAWRELQEAGAVEMITCAATHGYLPLIGLQREVVRAQVQTAVQNHIRLFGQPPEGLWLPECGYNPGDDAILRRYNLKYFFVDAHGLLYATPRPRYSIFAPVMTPSGVAAFGRDLESSEQVWSAQEGYPGDFDYREFYRDIGYDLDFEYIRPYIHPSGLRVDTGLKYYRITGKTNLKEPYVPEWASRKAQIHAGNFLFNREHQIRYLAAHMDRPPLIVCPYDAELFGHWWFEGPQWLESLFRQVAGLSHRPFGFLTPSDYLERFPKNQPATPCMSSWGNHGYNEVWLDGSNDWIYRHLHNAAEAMITLANRYVRPSPLEERALNQAARELLLAQSSDWAFIMKTGTMVEYAVERTKKHLLHFWELKAGMERKEINEERLREIEERDNIFPDLNYRVFASEA, from the coding sequence CCACTTGCCCTATGTGCGTCATCCCGAAGAAGAATATTCCCTGGCCGAGAAATGGTACCATGAAGCGGTTACAGAAACTTATGTACCCCTTATCCGGGTGCTGCAGCGGCTGCTGGAAGACCGCGTTCCCGTCCGGCTGACGGTTTCCTTGAGCCCTCCCCTGGCCAGCATGATGGCCGACGATTTTATCCAGAGGCGCTACCTGGCCTATCTGGAACGCCTGCGGGAGCTGGCCGCCAGGGAGGTTTGGCGCACCCGCAATGATGCCCGCTTCCATGTTGTGGCCCGCATGTATCAAAGACTGTTTGAGGATACCTACCGTACTTACACCTTCTATAAGGGCAACCTGGTGGCCGCCTGGCGCGAGCTCCAGGAAGCGGGGGCCGTGGAGATGATAACCTGTGCTGCCACCCACGGTTATCTTCCCCTCATCGGGCTGCAGCGGGAAGTGGTAAGGGCCCAGGTCCAAACGGCCGTTCAAAATCACATCCGCCTTTTCGGACAGCCCCCGGAGGGATTGTGGCTGCCTGAGTGCGGCTACAACCCGGGAGACGATGCCATCTTGCGCCGGTACAACTTGAAATACTTTTTCGTGGATGCCCATGGCCTCCTTTACGCCACTCCCCGTCCCCGGTACAGCATCTTCGCCCCGGTTATGACCCCTTCCGGTGTCGCGGCCTTCGGGCGAGACCTGGAATCTTCCGAACAGGTGTGGAGCGCCCAAGAAGGTTATCCCGGGGACTTCGATTATCGCGAGTTTTACCGGGACATAGGCTATGATCTGGACTTCGAATATATAAGGCCCTACATCCACCCCTCAGGTCTGAGGGTGGATACGGGATTGAAGTATTACCGCATCACAGGTAAGACCAATTTGAAGGAGCCCTACGTTCCCGAGTGGGCCAGCCGGAAAGCCCAAATCCATGCCGGCAATTTTCTTTTTAACCGGGAACACCAGATACGGTACCTGGCCGCCCATATGGACCGGCCGCCCCTCATAGTCTGCCCTTACGATGCCGAGCTCTTCGGCCACTGGTGGTTTGAGGGTCCCCAGTGGCTGGAATCCCTTTTCCGCCAGGTGGCGGGCTTAAGCCACCGGCCCTTTGGGTTTCTTACCCCCAGCGACTACCTGGAGCGCTTCCCCAAGAATCAGCCGGCCACCCCGTGCATGTCCAGCTGGGGGAACCACGGCTACAACGAAGTATGGCTGGACGGTTCCAACGACTGGATCTACCGCCACCTCCACAACGCCGCCGAGGCCATGATCACCTTAGCCAACCGTTATGTCCGCCCCAGCCCCCTGGAAGAGCGGGCCTTGAACCAAGCGGCCCGCGAGCTCTTGCTTGCCCAGAGCAGCGATTGGGCCTTTATCATGAAAACGGGCACCATGGTGGAGTACGCAGTGGAAAGGACTAAAAAACACCTCCTCCACTTCTGGGAGTTAAAGGCCGGTATGGAGAGGAAGGAAATAAACGAAGAAAGGCTGCGGGAAATAGAGGAAAGGGACAACATTTTCCCGGACCTAAACTACCGGGTCTTCGCCAGCGAGGCCTGA
- a CDS encoding PaaI family thioesterase: MGAPERAAQRHLCFGCSPDNPLGLHLEFFAREDGCVGTRFTPGVFHQGYPGMLHGGLITTILDELMANHLARMGYWAVTARMEVRFRKPLPIGQELTFFSRLVKKRPPLFQLEAWAELPTGEVAAEARAEMMLRK, from the coding sequence ATGGGTGCTCCCGAAAGGGCTGCCCAGCGGCATCTTTGTTTTGGCTGCAGCCCCGATAATCCCCTGGGGCTGCATTTAGAATTTTTCGCCCGGGAAGACGGTTGCGTTGGCACCCGTTTCACCCCGGGCGTATTCCACCAGGGCTATCCCGGCATGCTCCATGGAGGGCTGATCACCACCATCCTGGACGAATTAATGGCCAACCACCTGGCCCGGATGGGCTACTGGGCGGTTACCGCCCGAATGGAGGTGCGCTTCCGCAAGCCCCTACCCATAGGGCAGGAGCTCACCTTCTTCAGCCGGCTTGTTAAGAAACGACCGCCCCTTTTCCAACTGGAAGCCTGGGCCGAACTGCCCACCGGCGAGGTGGCGGCCGAAGCCCGGGCGGAAATGATGTTAAGAAAGTAA
- a CDS encoding flavin reductase family protein gives MREARVEEALGLLVCPCAVIGAKKGEVHDLTTVAWVTQESMDPPQITVALHPQRYVLELIRQAGEFVLSLLAHDQEEIASFCGSRSGRDTDKIKALGLELEPSRKVHTPRLKRALANLECKVAGQYTSGDHVIVVGRVVAADMDPDPKPLLFYRHQVTPWR, from the coding sequence ATGCGCGAGGCGCGTGTTGAAGAAGCGTTGGGACTGCTTGTGTGCCCCTGCGCGGTTATAGGGGCCAAAAAAGGGGAGGTCCACGACCTCACCACCGTGGCCTGGGTTACGCAGGAATCCATGGACCCGCCCCAAATCACCGTAGCCCTCCATCCCCAGCGATATGTGCTGGAGCTCATCCGGCAGGCGGGAGAATTCGTTCTTTCCCTGCTGGCTCATGATCAGGAAGAAATAGCCAGCTTCTGCGGCTCCCGCTCCGGAAGGGATACGGACAAGATCAAAGCCCTGGGGCTGGAACTGGAGCCGTCCAGGAAGGTACATACTCCGCGTTTGAAGAGGGCCCTGGCCAACCTGGAGTGTAAGGTTGCAGGGCAATATACCAGCGGGGATCACGTCATCGTGGTAGGCCGGGTCGTTGCCGCGGACATGGATCCCGACCCGAAGCCCCTCCTGTTCTACCGCCACCAGGTCACTCCCTGGAGATAA
- a CDS encoding transketolase C-terminal domain-containing protein, translating into MREYINGNEAVAQAVRLARVEVVAAYPITPQSPVVEEIAAQIARGELDAEYIRVESEHAALTACYGAAVTGMRVFTATSSQGLAYMFEMLHYVSGSRVPVVMAVANRGLAAPWTIWADHQDSIACRDTGWIQLYVETAQEALDTCLQAYRIAECPEVLTPVMVCLDGYVLSHTEEIVEIPAQEVVDAFLPPYKPREVVEPERPLVFGVGAGPDIYPAFKQAQQAAMDRARDVICRVDEEFYRIFGRRYGGLVVPYRCQGAEVVLVTLGATMGTVREVVDRLRQEGRRVGALRLRALRPFPAEELRRVLAGTRVVAVLDRNCSFGYEGAVCTEVKAALLGLEKPPAVAGFILGLGGQDIRQADIEDIFRRCLAASSGAVHQVAAAQS; encoded by the coding sequence GTGCGTGAATACATAAACGGCAACGAAGCGGTGGCGCAGGCCGTACGCCTCGCCCGAGTGGAAGTGGTGGCTGCTTACCCCATCACGCCCCAGTCGCCGGTGGTAGAAGAAATAGCGGCTCAAATTGCCCGGGGGGAATTGGACGCCGAATATATTCGCGTAGAATCGGAACACGCCGCCCTGACGGCCTGTTACGGGGCGGCGGTGACGGGCATGCGGGTCTTCACGGCCACTTCTTCCCAGGGCCTGGCCTATATGTTTGAAATGTTGCACTATGTCAGCGGCAGCAGGGTGCCGGTGGTTATGGCCGTGGCCAACCGCGGCCTGGCCGCCCCATGGACCATCTGGGCCGACCACCAGGACAGTATTGCCTGCCGCGACACAGGGTGGATACAGCTTTATGTGGAAACCGCCCAGGAGGCTCTGGACACCTGCCTCCAGGCCTATAGGATAGCCGAATGCCCGGAAGTCCTGACCCCGGTCATGGTCTGCCTGGACGGCTATGTTCTTTCCCATACCGAGGAAATCGTGGAAATTCCCGCCCAGGAAGTCGTAGATGCATTCCTCCCGCCCTATAAGCCCCGGGAAGTAGTGGAACCCGAACGGCCATTGGTCTTCGGAGTAGGTGCCGGTCCTGATATATATCCCGCCTTCAAGCAGGCCCAGCAGGCGGCCATGGACCGAGCCCGGGACGTCATCTGCCGGGTGGATGAGGAGTTTTATAGAATTTTCGGCCGACGGTACGGCGGGCTGGTGGTTCCCTACCGCTGTCAGGGTGCCGAAGTTGTCCTGGTCACCCTTGGAGCTACCATGGGTACCGTCAGGGAGGTGGTGGACCGGCTGCGGCAGGAGGGCAGGAGGGTAGGTGCCTTGCGCCTGCGGGCCCTGCGCCCCTTCCCGGCGGAAGAGCTGCGGCGGGTTCTGGCCGGGACCCGGGTGGTGGCCGTCCTGGACCGCAACTGCTCTTTTGGCTACGAAGGTGCGGTCTGCACGGAGGTAAAGGCGGCCCTGCTGGGCCTGGAGAAGCCGCCGGCGGTAGCCGGGTTTATACTAGGCTTGGGCGGGCAGGACATCCGGCAGGCCGACATTGAGGATATTTTCCGGCGGTGCCTGGCTGCTAGCTCCGGGGCCGTGCACCAGGTAGCTGCGGCTCAATCCTGA
- a CDS encoding 4Fe-4S binding protein has product MIPNLPTPHLKFRTGSWRTARPVLQAGRCNNCLICWLFCPEGCIQREKGYITIDLDYCKGCGICAHECPRQALKLVEEVVPGGEEGETSA; this is encoded by the coding sequence ATGATTCCGAATTTACCCACACCACATCTTAAGTTTCGTACCGGATCATGGCGGACGGCCCGGCCGGTGCTGCAGGCCGGCAGGTGCAACAACTGTTTAATATGCTGGCTTTTTTGCCCTGAGGGGTGCATTCAGAGAGAAAAAGGGTACATAACTATTGATCTCGATTACTGCAAGGGGTGCGGTATCTGCGCCCACGAGTGTCCGCGCCAGGCCTTGAAGTTGGTAGAAGAAGTTGTACCCGGCGGGGAAGAAGGTGAAACAAGTGCGTGA
- a CDS encoding thiamine pyrophosphate-dependent enzyme has protein sequence MKITELPEEELVYGSFACAGCGGILAVRLALKVLGPRTVIVTTPSCLLGVTTFYPQLAFKVPCVNVTFPSTAAAVSGVATGLKRRGREDVHVLGVAGDGGTVDIGLQALSGAIERGHNFIFLCYDNEAYMNTGVQRSSSTPQGARTTTTPVGLRGKGEDRAKKDMMRIVAAHDIPYAATASIGYPQDYLRKVHKAKETKGPAYIHVLAPCPPGWGYPSHLTVHLARLAVQTGQWPLAEYEKGRLTQKKIDNPRPIEEYWSLQARFAHLLS, from the coding sequence GTGAAAATTACAGAGCTACCGGAAGAAGAGTTGGTCTATGGATCCTTCGCCTGTGCCGGGTGCGGAGGCATCCTGGCCGTCAGGCTGGCCCTGAAAGTCTTGGGGCCCCGGACGGTCATCGTGACCACGCCCAGTTGTCTCCTGGGGGTTACCACCTTTTATCCCCAACTAGCCTTTAAAGTGCCCTGCGTCAACGTGACCTTCCCTAGTACGGCCGCGGCGGTGAGCGGGGTAGCCACAGGTCTCAAACGCCGCGGCAGGGAAGACGTCCACGTCCTGGGCGTGGCCGGAGACGGCGGTACGGTGGATATAGGGCTGCAAGCCCTTTCCGGCGCCATTGAGCGCGGGCATAATTTCATCTTTCTGTGCTATGATAACGAAGCTTATATGAACACCGGCGTACAGCGGAGCAGCTCGACTCCCCAGGGCGCTCGTACCACCACTACCCCTGTAGGGCTTAGAGGAAAGGGCGAGGACCGCGCCAAAAAGGACATGATGCGCATCGTAGCCGCCCACGACATACCCTATGCGGCCACAGCCAGCATAGGTTACCCCCAGGATTACCTGCGAAAAGTACATAAGGCCAAAGAAACAAAGGGGCCCGCTTATATCCACGTCTTGGCTCCCTGCCCGCCGGGGTGGGGCTACCCCAGCCACTTGACCGTGCACCTGGCCCGCCTGGCCGTCCAGACGGGGCAGTGGCCCCTGGCGGAGTATGAAAAGGGGCGTCTGACCCAGAAGAAGATCGATAACCCCCGGCCGATAGAGGAGTACTGGTCCCTCCAGGCCAGATTTGCCCATTTACTTTCTTAA
- a CDS encoding 2-oxoacid:acceptor oxidoreductase family protein produces the protein MLQIRWHGRGGQGVVTAARLLGRAAAVYGGKFAQSFPSFGTERRGAPVTAFTRLADGPLRDRSQIYRPDWVVVLDASLLGGGDIWQGLGPGGCALVNVPPPLKVSPPSDVNLYRLDAAGMAREILGTLLVNTAMVGALAGLTGWVNLEAVKRATADLLPAAAVEENWRLVEASFRWGEEVRKGRREK, from the coding sequence GTGTTGCAGATTCGGTGGCACGGCCGGGGAGGCCAGGGAGTGGTCACCGCCGCGCGCCTGTTGGGGCGGGCGGCGGCGGTTTACGGGGGCAAGTTTGCCCAGTCCTTTCCTTCCTTCGGCACCGAGCGCCGGGGAGCCCCCGTCACGGCCTTTACGCGGCTGGCCGACGGACCCCTCAGGGATCGGAGTCAAATTTACCGGCCCGATTGGGTAGTAGTGCTGGATGCTTCTCTCTTGGGGGGTGGGGATATATGGCAGGGCCTGGGGCCGGGAGGGTGCGCCCTGGTCAACGTTCCTCCCCCTTTAAAGGTTTCTCCTCCCTCCGACGTAAACCTCTACCGGCTGGACGCCGCTGGTATGGCCCGGGAGATCTTGGGGACCTTGCTGGTCAACACGGCCATGGTGGGCGCCCTGGCCGGCCTTACCGGTTGGGTTAATCTAGAGGCGGTCAAGAGAGCTACGGCCGACCTCCTGCCTGCTGCGGCAGTGGAGGAAAACTGGCGCCTGGTGGAAGCCAGCTTCAGGTGGGGAGAGGAAGTAAGGAAAGGCAGGCGGGAGAAATGA